A single Argentina anserina chromosome 7, drPotAnse1.1, whole genome shotgun sequence DNA region contains:
- the LOC126801872 gene encoding 3-phosphoshikimate 1-carboxyvinyltransferase 2, with amino-acid sequence MSQVSKICSNGVQSFNLLPSVSKPQIPRSLNSISLKSQLLGSSSFLSLKIKNGVLGGVRGGGFRVSAKVVMAEKPSTVPEIVLQPIKEISGTVTLPGSKSLSNRILLIAALSEGTTVVDNLLDSDDINYMLGALKTLGLNVEDDKANKRAVVEGCGSQFPLGDESGEEVQLFLGNAGTAMRPLTAAVTAAGGHSRYVLDGVPRMRERPIGDLVTGLKQLGADVDCFLGTDCPPVRVIGKGGLPGGKVKLSGSISSQYLTSLLMAAPLALGDVEVEIIDKLISVPYVEMTLKLMERFGVTVEHSDSWDRFFVRGGQKYKSPGKAFVEGDASSASYFLAGAAVTGGTVTVEGCGTSSLQGDVKFAEVLEKMGAEVTWTENSVTVTGPQRHSFGRKHLKAVDVNMNKMPDVAMTLAVVALFADGPTAIRDVASWRVKETERMIAICTELRKLGATVEEGPDYCIITPPEKLNVAAIDTYDDHRMAMAFSLAACGDVPVTIKDPGCTRKTFPNYFEVLEKFTTH; translated from the exons ATGTCCCAAGTGAGCAAAATCTGCAGCAATGGAGTTCAAAGCTTCAATCTTTTGCCCAGTGTCTCCAAACCCCAGATACCCAGATCGTTGAATTCAATCTCCTTGAAGTCCCAGTTGTTGGGTTCTTCGAGTTTTTTGAGTTTGAAGATAAAAAATGGGGTTTTGGGTGGAGTCAGGGGTGGTGGGTTTAGAGTTTCGGCTAAAGTTGTCATGGCGGAGAAGCCGTCGACGGTGCCGGAGATTGTGTTGCAACCCATCAAGGAGATTTCGGGTACTGTAACTCTGCCGGGGTCTAAGTCCTTGTCTAATCGGATTCTGCTTATTGCTGCTCTTTCTGAG GGAACAACTGTAGTGGACAATTTACTAGATAGCGATGATATCAATTACATGCTTGGGGCGTTAAAAACGCTTGGACTAAATGTGGAAGATGACAAGGCAAACAAAAGAGCTGTTGTTGAGGGTTGTGGCAGTCAGTTTCCTTTGGGGGATGAGTCTGGAGAGGAAGTTCAGCTTTTCCTTGGAAATGCTGGAACAGCAATGAGGCCGTTGACTGCAGCAGTAACTGCTGCTGGTGGACATTCTAG GTATGTACTTGATGGTGTGCCCCGAATGAGGGAGAGACCAATTGGAGATTTGGTCACTGGTCTTAAGCAGCTCGGTGCAGATGTTGACTGTTTTCTTGGAACAGACTGTCCTCCTGTTCGTGTAATTGGAAAGGGAGGCCTTCCAGGGGGCAAG GTAAAGCTGTCTGGATCAATCAGTAGCCAATATTTGACTTCGTTGCTTATGGCAGCTCCTTTGGCTCTGGGAGATGTTGAAGTTGAGATTATTGATAAGCTGATTTCCGTTCCTTATGTTGAAATGACTTTGAAATTGATGGAGCGCTTTGGGGTCACAGTGGAACATAGCGATAGCTGGGATCGGTTTTTCGTCCGAGGAGGTCAAAAGTACAA GTCTCCTGGAAAAGCCTTTGTCGAAGGTGATGCTTCAAGTGCTAGTTACTTCCTAGCTGGTGCTGCTGTAACGGGTGGGACTGTAACTGTTGAAGGCTGTGGGACAAGCAGCTTGCAG GGAGATGTAAAATTCGCTGAAGTTCTTGAAAAGATGGGCGCTGAAGTTACCTGGACGGAGAATAGTGTCACCGTCACAGGACCTCAAAGACATTCTTTTGGAAGGAAACACTTGAAAGCTGTTGATGTCAACATGAACAAGATGCCAGATGTTGCCATGACTCTTGCTGTTGTTGCCCTATTTGCCGATGGTCCAACTGCCATTAGAGATG TGGCAAGCTGGAGAGTCAAGGAGACAGAAAGGATGATTGCCATTTGCACCGAACTGAGGAAG TTGGGAGCCACTGTTGAAGAAGGCCCAGATTACTGTATAATCACTCCACCGGAAAAGCTAAATGTAGCGGCCATAGACACATACGATGACCACAGAATGGCCATGGCTTTCTCCCTTGCAGCTTGCGGAGATGTTCCTGTTACCATCAAGGATCCTGGTTGCACCAGAAAAACATTCCCCAACTACTTCGAAGTCCTTGAGAAGTTTACAACACATTAA